From Aptenodytes patagonicus chromosome 1, bAptPat1.pri.cur, whole genome shotgun sequence, one genomic window encodes:
- the OTC gene encoding ornithine transcarbamylase, mitochondrial, with amino-acid sequence MLFHMRNFFSAAKLTWTSKQLLRHFWYGPAAQMNVHLKGRDLLTLQNYTANELKYLLWMASDLKQRIKHKGEYLPLMQGKSLAMIFEKRSTRTRLSAETGFALLGGHPSFLTTQDIHLGTNESLTDTARVLSSIANAILARVYKHNDLDLMTKEATIPIINGLSDLYHPLQILADYLTLQEHYGGLNGLTIAWIGDGNNVLHSIMMSAAKLGMHLRIATPKGFEPDLRITQITEQYSKEYGTKLLLTTDPLEAADGANVLVTDTWISMGQEEEKKERLKAFQGYQITMQTAKSAASNWTFLHCLPRKPEEVNDEVFYSPRSLVFQEAENRKWTIMAVMVSLLTDYSPQLQKPTF; translated from the exons ATGCTGTTTCACATGAGGAATTTCTTCAGTGCTGCAAAACTAACATGGACCAGCAAGCAGCTGCTGCGACATTTTTG GTATGGGCCAGCAGCTCAAATGAATGTTCATCTGAAAGGTCGTGACCTCCTTACTCTACAGAACTACACAGCAAATGAGCTGAAGTATTTGCTGTGGATGGCCTCAGATTTGAaacaaaggataaagcacaaagGAGAG TATTTGCCTCTGATGCAAGGAAAATCTTTGGCCATGATTTTTGAGAAGAGAAGCACAAGAACAAGATTATCTGCAGAAACAG GATTTGCTCTCCTTGGAGGACATCCTTCCTTCCTTACAACACAAGACATACATCTGGGCACTAATGAGAGTCTCACAGATACAGCAAG GGTGCTGTCCAGCATTGCAAATGCAATCTTGGCTCGAGTTTATAAGCATAATGATCTGGACCTAATGACAAAAGAAGCCACGATCCCAATAATCAATGGATTGTCCGATTTATACCATCCTCTCCAGATTTTAGCTGATTACCTAACTCTTCAG GAGCACTATGGTGGGCTGAACGGGCTCACTATCGCCTGGATCGGGGATGGAAACAACGTTCTTCACTCCATCATGATGAGTGCTGCAAAGCTGGGAATGCACCTGCGTATTGCGACTCCCAAG GGCTTTGAACCAGACCTCAGAATAACTCAAATAACTGAACAGTACTCCAAAGAG TATGGTACCAAGTTACTTCTCACAACAGATCCTTTGGAAGCTGCAGACGGTGCCAATGTCTTAGTTACAGACACATGGATAAGTATGGgacaagaagaggaaaagaaagaaagactaaAGGCATTTCAAGGTTATCAGATTACAATGCAG ACTGCAAAATCTGCTGCTTCCAACTGGACTTTTTTACATTGTTTACCCAGAAAACCTGAAGAAGTTAATGATGAAGTATTTTATTCTCCACGATCATTGGTTTTCCAGgaggctgaaaacagaaaatggacaATTATG gCTGTCATGGTTTCCCTGCTGACAGATTACTCACCACAGCTACAAAAGCCTACATTTTGA